The Gemmatimonadales bacterium DNA window CTGACCAGCGCCAGGTCCTTCAGTGCCGGCTCCTTCCGGATCTCGCCGAGCGTGACCGCGCGCGGCAACGCCTTCCCCGCCTCGATGTCCACCACCGCGAGCCTCGCGTCCTCGGGGTCGGGGTAAGGCGCGGAGGCCACCGTGGCCAGGCCGACCACGGCCTTCTCGTCGCCGGTGTGGTAGATCATCAACTCGTCGCCCCGCTGCATGGCCCGGATGTTCTTGAGCGCCACCGGATTGGTGACGCCGTCCCAGCGCGCGGACTTCTCCCTGACCAGGCGGTCGAAGGCGTACGCCGAAGGCTCGGTCTTCAGGATCCAGTGTGCCATGGTGGCGGTGCGAGACAATCTACTCGGTCCACCGGGCCGGGGGACATGCCCCGGGCGGCCGTGCACCGCGGCCTGAACAGAGCTGCGCCTCCGGACCAGGGGAGTCTGGTTCGATCGCAGGTGCCCCGGGCGACGTCCTTACGCGTTGGTGTGTTGGAACTCTGTGCGCGCGTTCCATCACCGCGACGGCCGCACGGCGTCCAGGTCGTCGCGGACTCGTTGCGGCTCCTTTTCGAGCGGCAGGTTCGCCGCGTCGTGCACGCCGTCGAGCGCACCAGGCGGATCGGCGTCGAGCGGCGCGAACAGCGCGTCGAAGTCGCTCGGCGCGTCGCCGCGAGCCGAGATCAACTCGAACGTCTTGCGAAGCGCCTTATCCGAGCCGAGGGCGTGAACCAGGACCTCGGCGATCTGGCGTCGGGCCACGGCGCCGTCGCTGGGATCGCCCGCGTGGCGCGTGTCGCCCTGCAGAAGCACGAGCTGGTGCTCGTCCGGGCCGTTGTAGTCGAACCAGCCGGGGCGCACGACCGTGTAGGGCAGGCCGCTTGCGCGCACCAGCCTCTCGGAACGCCGCTTCCAGTCGTGGCCCCCGGTCGAGCGGTTGTAGGCGCTGGCGCGGTTGGTGACGCCGATGGAGGTCATCAGCGAGATACGCGCCTTGCGCGAACCGAGCGCGTTCAGGACGTTGCGGACACCGCCATAGTCCACGCCTTCGGCTCCCGCTTTGCCGGCGCCCTCCGAGCCGTGCGTGAACACGACGGCATCCACGCCGGACACGGCGGCGGGCAGCGTCTCCGGGCGGGTGAGGTCGCCAACGACCACCTCCGCGTCGGGCGGAAGCGACCGCGCCTTGCGCTGATTGCGCACCAGGGCGCGCACGACATGGCCCCGTCGTATGGCCTCTTCGACGACGAGGCGCCCGATGCTGCCGGTCGCACCGACGACGAGCACCATCATACGGGACTTGGTCATCATCTCTCCTCGCTCTTCTCGGTTGCCGCACGGGCCACTCGCATGCCTCCTCCGGCTCAGAACGCGATCATCACCTTGATCGCCTTGCGATCGTTCATCGCCCGATACCCGTCCGGCACGCCCTCCAGGCTCGTCACCCGGTCGAACACGCGCCCCGGCTGGATGCGGCCCTCGAGCACGTCGGGCAGCAGCTCGGCGATGTAGGCGCGCACCGGCGCCGGCCCACCACTCACGGTCACGTTGTCGTAGAAGCTCTCCTGCGCCCACGGCGTCGCCCCGTAGTGCGGCACGCCGACGCGGCCGACCGCCCCGCCGGGGCGCGCGATGCGCATGGCCGTCAGCATCGCGGGCTCCGAGCCCACGCACTCGAGGACACTGTGGGCGCCCAGGCCCCGGGTCA harbors:
- a CDS encoding EVE domain-containing protein, whose translation is MAHWILKTEPSAYAFDRLVREKSARWDGVTNPVALKNIRAMQRGDELMIYHTGDEKAVVGLATVASAPYPDPEDARLAVVDIEAGKALPRAVTLGEIRKEPALKDLALVRMPRLSVVPATGAQWKKLLQMSRV
- a CDS encoding SDR family oxidoreductase, which codes for MTKSRMMVLVVGATGSIGRLVVEEAIRRGHVVRALVRNQRKARSLPPDAEVVVGDLTRPETLPAAVSGVDAVVFTHGSEGAGKAGAEGVDYGGVRNVLNALGSRKARISLMTSIGVTNRASAYNRSTGGHDWKRRSERLVRASGLPYTVVRPGWFDYNGPDEHQLVLLQGDTRHAGDPSDGAVARRQIAEVLVHALGSDKALRKTFELISARGDAPSDFDALFAPLDADPPGALDGVHDAANLPLEKEPQRVRDDLDAVRPSR